One window of the Sphingobacteriales bacterium genome contains the following:
- a CDS encoding class I SAM-dependent methyltransferase encodes MKKEAEKIVADFYNTIGWDAENDITGDALKYEDLRKYAQEYVVKCRQRVNRYLPERGENLLDMASGPVQFPEYLDYSRNFTKRWCVDLSQKALDKAKEKIGDHGVFLCGSFFDIDLPENFFDCSLSVHTIYHMDKNRQAEAVRKLIKVTRPGSPVVIVYSNPAAWGRYLYAPVSLIKKGLRFFRKIIKSPAYTEELYFYAHPLKWWKQFRDEAEISMFPWRSFTNQQQKLFFPNNRVGRWLFSKLYQLEEKYPDFFVRHFQYPIVVLKKKEVPS; translated from the coding sequence ATGAAAAAGGAAGCTGAGAAAATTGTTGCCGATTTTTACAACACCATCGGTTGGGACGCTGAAAATGATATTACGGGCGATGCCCTGAAATATGAAGATTTAAGGAAATATGCCCAAGAATATGTAGTAAAATGCCGTCAACGGGTCAACCGCTATTTACCTGAAAGAGGGGAGAACTTGCTCGACATGGCTTCAGGTCCTGTTCAGTTTCCTGAATATCTCGACTATTCCCGAAATTTTACCAAAAGGTGGTGTGTGGATCTGTCGCAGAAGGCGCTCGATAAAGCAAAAGAAAAAATCGGGGATCATGGTGTGTTTTTATGTGGTAGTTTTTTCGATATTGATCTCCCCGAAAATTTCTTCGATTGTTCCCTGAGTGTGCATACCATTTATCACATGGATAAAAACAGGCAGGCCGAAGCGGTTCGTAAACTGATAAAAGTTACCCGCCCGGGCAGTCCGGTGGTGATTGTTTACAGCAATCCTGCAGCATGGGGAAGATATTTGTATGCTCCTGTCAGCCTGATCAAAAAAGGATTGCGGTTTTTCAGAAAAATCATCAAATCCCCGGCATATACAGAAGAGCTTTATTTTTATGCCCACCCTTTGAAATGGTGGAAACAATTCAGGGATGAGGCTGAAATCAGTATGTTCCCTTGGCGGTCGTTTACCAATCAGCAACAAAAACTGTTTTTCCCCAACAACAGGGTAGGGCGTTGGTTGTTTTCGAAACTTTATCAGCTGGAGGAAAAATACCCGGATTTTTTCGTCAGGCATTTCCAATATCCGATAGTGGTGTTGAAAAAGAAAGAAGTACCATCATGA
- a CDS encoding histone H1 has product MNRYAQLREMLLSLETDFHKFYEKGNKAAGTRVRKGMQNLKVLAQEIRSEIQGMKNED; this is encoded by the coding sequence ATGAACAGGTATGCACAATTGAGAGAAATGCTTCTTTCTCTTGAAACAGATTTTCACAAATTCTATGAAAAAGGCAATAAGGCAGCAGGAACCCGCGTCAGAAAAGGTATGCAAAACCTGAAAGTCCTTGCCCAGGAAATCAGATCAGAAATTCAGGGAATGAAAAACGAGGACTAA
- a CDS encoding aminotransferase class I/II-fold pyridoxal phosphate-dependent enzyme has protein sequence MDIFEKITKRPGPLGQFSDFAHGYFMFPELEGEISNRMKFRGKEKIVWSLNNYLGLANHPEVRAADAEASKQFGLATPMGARMMSGDTKYHQQLEKELAEFVRKEDAFLLNYGYQGVISILDALLDRHDILVYDAEAHACIVDGARLHIGKRFAYRHNDMESLEKQLQHATQQLSPQGGILVVTEGVYGMSGDQGKIKEIVELKKKYKFRLFIDDAHGFGVMGPRGEGTHVHQGVADGVDIYFATFAKAMASIGAFVASHRYIITHLRYNMRSQTYAKSLPLPLVIGDLKRLEIIKRSTELKDKLWKNVNKLQEGLKARGFDIGKTNSCVTPVYLKGSVNEAGNLIIDLRENYDIFCSVVLYPVIPKGEIIIRIVTSSEHTDEDIEKTLNAFSEVAEKLKNKVYDNENLALDLIKR, from the coding sequence ATGGACATTTTTGAAAAAATCACCAAACGTCCGGGACCTTTAGGTCAGTTTTCCGACTTTGCTCACGGATATTTTATGTTCCCCGAACTGGAAGGGGAAATCTCCAACCGCATGAAATTCAGGGGGAAAGAAAAAATTGTATGGAGTTTAAACAATTATCTTGGCCTTGCCAATCACCCCGAAGTAAGAGCTGCCGATGCCGAAGCCTCCAAACAATTCGGTCTGGCTACTCCCATGGGTGCCCGCATGATGTCGGGAGATACCAAATATCATCAGCAACTTGAAAAAGAACTGGCAGAATTTGTCAGAAAAGAAGATGCCTTCTTACTAAACTATGGATATCAGGGAGTTATCTCTATTCTCGATGCGCTGTTAGACCGTCACGATATCCTTGTATATGATGCCGAAGCCCATGCCTGCATTGTGGACGGAGCACGCTTGCATATCGGAAAACGTTTTGCCTACCGTCACAATGATATGGAAAGCCTTGAAAAACAACTCCAGCATGCCACCCAGCAGCTTTCTCCTCAGGGAGGAATCCTCGTGGTAACTGAAGGAGTTTACGGTATGTCGGGAGATCAGGGAAAAATCAAGGAAATTGTTGAACTCAAGAAAAAATATAAATTCAGGCTCTTTATCGATGACGCTCATGGTTTTGGTGTAATGGGACCCAGAGGTGAAGGTACACACGTTCATCAGGGCGTAGCCGATGGAGTGGATATTTATTTTGCCACTTTTGCCAAAGCCATGGCCAGTATAGGAGCTTTTGTAGCCAGCCACAGGTATATTATTACCCATCTTCGTTACAACATGCGTTCACAGACCTATGCCAAGTCGTTGCCACTGCCACTGGTCATTGGTGACCTCAAACGCCTCGAAATCATCAAAAGAAGCACAGAACTGAAAGATAAGCTCTGGAAAAATGTCAACAAACTTCAGGAAGGACTGAAAGCCAGAGGTTTCGACATTGGTAAAACAAACTCCTGTGTTACTCCGGTTTATCTGAAAGGAAGCGTCAATGAAGCAGGTAACCTGATCATCGACCTGAGAGAAAACTACGACATTTTCTGCTCAGTAGTGCTGTATCCGGTCATTCCCAAGGGTGAAATCATCATCCGTATTGTTACCAGCAGCGAGCACACAGACGAAGACATTGAAAAAACCCTGAATGCATTTTCTGAAGTAGCCGAAAAACTGAAAAACAAAGTTTACGACAACGAAAACCTTGCATTGGATTTAATCAAACGATAA